In the genome of Fulvivirga maritima, one region contains:
- a CDS encoding SusC/RagA family TonB-linked outer membrane protein — protein sequence MKYYIQKLLSVSKRLLYVFLVEVLAMQLVFANTTVSQSLENVPVSITVQNVRLTEIFNTIENETDFEFAYNSKVKEKTDLLTLVVSNGNLKEVLESIALQTHLNFKRINNNIYVYEPADHDAEVAAVEEQADFTITGVVRDGESREPLPGASVVVANTSIGAITDMNGVFTLDVPEEATILVISYVGYLSKEVALASQTNIEVALQPDVTQLDELVVLGYDVQTKRDLTGAVATVNPDQIKSLPPSSVEKMLDGRMAGVQVLTDNAPGGNVTVRVRGYGTVNNNDPLYIIDGVPVSNGLNTINPSDIATIQVLKDAAAASIYGSRAANGVVIITTKTGSSDEAKITFNAYAGVQKAFNLPRMLSAQEYGDMLWQAAENDGTVPSHDIYGNDPNGAVIPDYLDDAETIPSGDVDWVDAIFDPAVVQSYNLSVSKGNDKARQAFSIGYFNQEGIIKHTGFDRFTTRFNSSYKIKDLLEIGQNFGATYSRTTSVGTNSSLGSIVYNAMQFPSIVPIKDVNGKYAGNPINDISNPLGDLERSKDNVRRNIRLLGNVYVGLNLGDFAVKSNLGIDYHNYNNRNFSPQFDEILATNNVNSLSTSNSFNYQLTWSNTLTYNKTIGDHKFDLLLGEESVEFYEESFSGSRQNFFYEDETFRYLSSGTENQLNTGSASDWALLSFFGKVNYSLKDRYLFSATMRRDGTSRLSNNNWGTFPAFSAGWVISEESFFNVQPVSFLKLRGSWGQAGNQQVPVYSTLDSYTLNPYYANYSIDGAQEAAYTGIVPSRVPNADLKWEVTTQSSIGLDVGLLGDRLELTAEYFRKTTDDILIYKPIPITYGGTNDGTWVNGGQMKNSGIELTLGYKGKVSALDYNLGLNITAYKNEMTELNDVAYLGIPTSSLHSVNFDQDISRTQVGKPIGSFYGYEAIGIFKSEEEIAAYGLQPDAKPGDLIFKDVTGDGELNANDRTFIGSPHPDMILGLNMNFYYKGFDLALLFNGSFGNDIYNLTKYKTHFFNQSAYNKNNEVLGAWTPENPGSEIPRVSLDDPNNNIRVSSFYVEDGTYFKLYNVQLGYTFPSQKGMELRLYGQVNNVFTITGYDGMTPEIGLQSYSNSNRNLDIGIDRGLYPPSRTFTLGVNMSF from the coding sequence ATGAAATATTACATACAAAAGCTACTTAGTGTGTCTAAGCGTTTATTATATGTTTTTTTAGTAGAAGTGCTGGCAATGCAATTGGTCTTTGCTAACACTACGGTGAGTCAAAGTCTGGAGAATGTACCTGTTTCTATAACAGTTCAGAATGTTCGATTGACAGAAATTTTCAATACTATTGAGAATGAAACTGATTTTGAATTTGCCTATAACTCTAAGGTAAAAGAGAAAACAGATTTACTTACTCTGGTGGTAAGTAATGGTAATTTGAAAGAGGTGTTAGAAAGTATTGCCCTGCAAACACATCTTAATTTCAAACGAATCAACAATAATATTTATGTTTATGAGCCTGCTGATCATGATGCTGAGGTAGCAGCAGTAGAGGAACAAGCTGACTTTACTATTACCGGGGTAGTTCGTGATGGCGAATCAAGAGAGCCATTGCCAGGAGCCTCAGTAGTGGTGGCCAATACTTCAATTGGAGCTATTACTGATATGAATGGTGTTTTTACTCTGGATGTGCCTGAAGAGGCTACCATTTTGGTTATTTCTTATGTAGGATATCTTAGTAAAGAGGTTGCGCTGGCTAGCCAAACTAATATTGAAGTAGCTCTGCAGCCTGATGTTACTCAGTTAGACGAGTTAGTGGTTTTGGGGTATGATGTGCAAACCAAAAGAGATCTTACCGGAGCAGTGGCTACGGTGAACCCTGATCAGATCAAAAGCCTGCCTCCCTCTAGTGTCGAGAAAATGCTGGATGGACGTATGGCCGGCGTACAGGTGCTTACAGATAATGCCCCAGGAGGAAATGTTACAGTAAGGGTTCGTGGTTATGGTACCGTTAATAATAATGATCCTCTTTATATTATTGATGGTGTTCCCGTTTCTAATGGTCTGAATACGATTAATCCGAGCGATATAGCTACTATTCAGGTGCTTAAAGATGCGGCAGCGGCCTCTATTTATGGCTCCAGAGCAGCTAATGGTGTAGTAATTATTACCACCAAAACAGGCTCTAGCGATGAAGCTAAAATCACATTCAATGCTTATGCCGGTGTGCAGAAAGCTTTTAATCTACCTAGAATGCTTTCTGCTCAGGAGTATGGAGATATGCTCTGGCAGGCAGCTGAAAATGACGGTACTGTTCCTTCTCATGATATCTATGGAAATGATCCTAATGGAGCTGTTATTCCTGATTACCTTGATGATGCTGAGACTATACCTAGTGGAGATGTAGACTGGGTAGATGCCATTTTTGATCCTGCAGTAGTGCAGTCTTATAACCTCTCAGTATCTAAAGGAAATGATAAGGCACGACAGGCATTTTCTATTGGCTATTTTAATCAGGAAGGTATTATTAAACACACTGGTTTTGACCGATTTACCACCAGGTTTAACTCTAGCTATAAAATTAAGGACCTATTAGAAATAGGACAGAATTTTGGAGCTACTTACTCCAGAACTACCAGCGTAGGTACTAACTCTTCTCTGGGTAGCATAGTGTATAATGCCATGCAGTTTCCTTCTATAGTGCCTATTAAAGATGTTAATGGTAAGTATGCTGGTAATCCAATAAATGATATATCAAATCCTCTTGGTGATTTGGAGAGGAGTAAAGATAATGTTAGGAGAAATATCAGGTTATTAGGCAATGTATATGTAGGCCTGAACTTGGGAGATTTTGCTGTGAAAAGTAACTTAGGTATTGATTATCATAATTATAATAACCGTAATTTCTCACCTCAGTTCGATGAAATTCTGGCTACTAATAATGTTAATAGCTTAAGTACCAGTAACTCATTTAACTATCAGCTTACCTGGTCAAATACATTAACTTATAATAAGACCATAGGAGACCATAAGTTCGATTTATTGTTGGGCGAGGAGTCTGTAGAATTTTATGAAGAGTCTTTTTCAGGTTCTCGTCAAAACTTTTTCTATGAAGATGAGACTTTCAGATACCTATCTTCAGGAACAGAAAATCAGCTGAACACAGGCTCAGCTAGTGATTGGGCGCTGCTGTCATTTTTTGGTAAGGTAAATTACTCATTAAAAGACAGATACCTTTTCTCAGCTACTATGAGACGAGACGGCACTTCTAGATTGAGTAATAATAACTGGGGTACATTTCCTGCTTTTTCAGCAGGCTGGGTTATTAGCGAAGAGTCATTTTTTAATGTGCAACCGGTAAGTTTTCTGAAGTTGAGAGGAAGCTGGGGGCAGGCAGGTAATCAGCAGGTTCCGGTATATTCTACCCTGGATAGCTACACCCTGAATCCATATTATGCTAATTATTCAATAGATGGAGCACAAGAGGCGGCTTACACGGGTATTGTGCCTAGCCGGGTGCCTAATGCTGATCTGAAATGGGAAGTAACTACGCAGTCAAGTATAGGCTTAGATGTAGGCTTACTGGGTGATAGACTAGAGTTGACAGCAGAATATTTCAGGAAGACTACAGACGATATTTTGATCTATAAACCTATACCGATTACCTATGGGGGAACCAATGATGGTACTTGGGTTAATGGTGGCCAAATGAAAAATAGTGGAATAGAACTCACTTTAGGTTATAAAGGAAAAGTAAGTGCGCTGGATTATAATTTGGGACTTAATATCACTGCCTATAAAAATGAGATGACAGAATTAAACGATGTCGCTTATTTAGGTATCCCTACCTCTTCGCTACACAGTGTAAACTTTGATCAGGATATTTCCAGAACCCAGGTTGGTAAGCCCATAGGCTCCTTTTATGGGTATGAGGCTATAGGAATCTTTAAGTCAGAGGAAGAGATTGCAGCTTACGGATTGCAGCCTGATGCTAAGCCTGGAGATTTGATTTTTAAGGATGTAACTGGAGATGGTGAGTTAAATGCTAATGATAGAACGTTTATAGGTTCCCCTCACCCAGATATGATTTTAGGGTTGAATATGAATTTTTACTATAAAGGATTTGACCTTGCTTTACTTTTTAACGGCTCTTTTGGTAATGATATTTATAACCTTACCAAATACAAAACACATTTCTTTAATCAGTCAGCGTATAATAAAAATAACGAGGTGTTAGGTGCCTGGACACCAGAAAATCCGGGCTCAGAAATCCCAAGGGTTTCATTAGATGATCCTAATAATAACATTAGAGTTTCTTCTTTTTATGTTGAAGATGGTACCTATTTCAAGCTATATAATGTGCAGCTGGGGTATACATTCCCTTCTCAGAAAGGCATGGAATTAAGACTTTACGGTCAGGTTAATAATGTGTTTACCATAACAGGTTATGATGGTATGACCCCTGAAATAGGTCTGCAGAGTTACTCTAACAGTAATAGAAACCTTGATATAGGCATTGATCGTGGTTTATATCCTCCTTCAAGAACTTTTACACTCGGTGTAAATATGAGTTTCTAA
- a CDS encoding FecR family protein has translation MAASVLILMSLISAFFFHQLNKKPEASADNIKWITKATPNGQRSVVRLKDGSVVTLNAGSSITYPEFFDKAKRQIKLKGEAFFEVSKNAAWPFVVESQGVLTTVLGTSFNIKAFDNQNTQVTVATGKVKVASTDIDVPQEAILRPNQQANFRLEDELMEVKEVDIDNYLAWKTNELYFDMIPFSEVLEVLEKKYNVHIAMTNDLSSKCLVRARYKNESLETVLKGLQLLVHFNFKIHDGNKITVEGMGCED, from the coding sequence GTGGCAGCCTCTGTTTTGATTTTGATGTCTTTGATTAGCGCTTTCTTTTTTCATCAACTCAATAAGAAGCCTGAAGCATCAGCCGATAATATAAAATGGATAACCAAGGCCACTCCGAACGGACAGCGATCAGTAGTGAGGTTAAAGGATGGCTCTGTGGTAACACTGAATGCAGGCAGTTCCATTACCTATCCTGAATTCTTTGATAAAGCCAAAAGGCAGATTAAGCTGAAAGGGGAGGCCTTTTTTGAGGTGAGTAAGAATGCGGCCTGGCCATTTGTAGTGGAGTCTCAAGGGGTGCTTACCACAGTTTTAGGTACTTCATTTAATATAAAGGCATTTGATAATCAGAACACGCAAGTTACGGTGGCTACAGGCAAAGTTAAAGTGGCCTCAACTGATATTGATGTGCCCCAGGAAGCTATCCTTAGGCCAAATCAACAAGCCAATTTTCGCTTGGAAGATGAATTGATGGAAGTAAAAGAAGTGGATATTGATAATTACCTGGCCTGGAAAACCAACGAGTTATACTTTGACATGATACCTTTTAGTGAGGTGCTAGAAGTGCTTGAAAAAAAATACAATGTACATATAGCCATGACTAATGACCTGAGTAGTAAGTGTCTGGTGAGAGCCCGGTATAAAAATGAATCATTAGAAACTGTATTAAAAGGTCTTCAGCTTTTGGTGCATTTCAATTTTAAAATTCATGATGGAAATAAAATAACCGTAGAAGGAATGGGTTGTGAGGACTGA
- a CDS encoding RNA polymerase sigma factor: MSDDKLASGLKKGDIRIFEEVFYLYKDKIYNFSYRLLACADTSKEVVQETMVRLWENKDKLEPSKSLNGYIYAIARNLVNDHMTAYARHGAITVQEVGLASTYAGAIEQISYEEIKKIEQEVVNQLPPKQKEVYELSRYDQLSNPEIADSLGISVNSVKTHLRLALKSLREHLSPESNAMLIITLLLFKN; encoded by the coding sequence ATGTCTGATGATAAGCTAGCTTCCGGTCTTAAGAAAGGTGATATTAGAATTTTTGAGGAGGTGTTTTATCTGTATAAGGATAAAATATACAATTTTAGTTATCGCCTGTTGGCATGTGCGGATACCAGTAAAGAAGTAGTGCAAGAAACTATGGTAAGGCTGTGGGAAAACAAAGATAAGCTAGAGCCTTCTAAGTCATTAAATGGCTATATCTACGCCATTGCCCGTAACCTTGTAAATGATCATATGACTGCTTATGCCCGGCATGGAGCTATCACTGTGCAAGAGGTGGGGCTGGCTTCTACTTATGCTGGCGCTATTGAGCAAATTAGTTATGAGGAGATAAAAAAGATAGAGCAGGAGGTGGTGAATCAGCTTCCTCCTAAGCAGAAGGAGGTATACGAGCTGAGTCGGTATGACCAGCTGTCTAATCCAGAAATAGCCGATAGTCTGGGAATTTCTGTTAATTCTGTAAAAACCCATCTCAGGCTAGCACTAAAATCATTGCGAGAGCACTTGAGTCCAGAGAGCAATGCCATGCTTATTATTACCTTATTGTTATTCAAAAATTAA
- a CDS encoding SRPBCC family protein, with protein sequence MANNTVKLHRVFTAPVEKVFKAFSDPDAIAFWFPPNGFLCKVHSIDFKIGGTYEMSFKNFTTNSSHTFGGTYIDIQTNKLIKNTDQFDDPNMPGKMITTVELAEISCGTELFITQEGIPDSIPTELCYLGWQESLYKLKTLVEPNIPDS encoded by the coding sequence ATGGCAAATAATACAGTAAAGCTACACCGTGTTTTCACTGCTCCAGTGGAAAAGGTTTTCAAAGCCTTCTCAGATCCTGATGCTATAGCATTTTGGTTTCCGCCTAATGGATTTTTATGCAAAGTCCATAGCATCGATTTCAAAATTGGAGGCACCTACGAAATGTCTTTTAAAAACTTCACAACCAACAGCTCTCACACCTTTGGTGGAACATACATCGATATCCAAACCAATAAGCTCATCAAAAATACCGATCAATTTGATGACCCTAATATGCCAGGAAAGATGATAACCACGGTAGAATTAGCTGAAATTTCTTGCGGCACAGAGCTTTTCATCACCCAAGAAGGCATTCCTGATTCAATACCTACTGAATTATGCTATCTCGGCTGGCAAGAATCATTGTATAAATTAAAAACTTTAGTAGAACCTAACATACCAGACTCTTAA
- a CDS encoding VOC family protein — MAKINPYLMFNGNAEEAFNFYKSVFGGEFSSVVRFSDLPGNPNQNLNEKDAHKIMHIALPIGENYLLMASDGLDINGKLNEYENRSKICINTESKDEADQLFNGLSANGQVEVPISDSPWSSYFGMFRDKFGIEWMIDCTLQPQH; from the coding sequence ATGGCAAAAATTAACCCTTATCTTATGTTTAACGGCAATGCTGAAGAAGCATTTAATTTTTACAAATCAGTATTTGGCGGTGAGTTTAGCTCAGTAGTTCGCTTCAGCGACTTACCTGGCAATCCAAACCAAAACCTTAACGAGAAAGATGCCCATAAAATCATGCATATAGCTTTACCTATTGGCGAAAACTATTTATTAATGGCCAGTGATGGACTTGACATCAATGGTAAACTCAATGAATACGAAAACAGAAGCAAGATATGTATCAACACGGAAAGCAAGGACGAAGCAGATCAATTATTTAACGGATTATCAGCTAACGGCCAAGTAGAAGTACCCATCTCAGATAGCCCCTGGAGCTCCTATTTTGGTATGTTCAGAGATAAATTTGGTATAGAATGGATGATCGACTGCACCTTGCAGCCACAACACTAA
- a CDS encoding glycoside hydrolase family 43 protein, whose product MKKALIFALSLMAGSSMAQKHKTSGNPLFEGWYADPEGVVFDKEYWIYPTYSDAYEKQVFMDAFSSKDLVKWKKHSHVIDTAAVKWAHIAMWAPAIIKKDDKYFLFFAANDIQDNEQEGGIGVAVADTPEGPFKDYLGKPLLDKFYNGAQPIDQFVFQDIDGQYYMIYGGWKHCNIVKLKDDFTGFTEYDDGTTFKEITPEGYVEGPFMFMREGKYYFMWSEGGWGGPNYKVAYAIADSPFGPFERIGVVLQQDQKVATGAGHHSMIKVPGKDEWYIVYHRRPLTETHHNHRVTCIDKVEFDEQGHIKPVKITFEGVAPNKLK is encoded by the coding sequence ATGAAAAAGGCCTTAATATTTGCATTGTCATTGATGGCAGGCTCCTCAATGGCGCAAAAGCATAAGACTTCAGGAAATCCCTTGTTTGAAGGCTGGTATGCGGACCCTGAAGGAGTAGTTTTTGACAAAGAATACTGGATTTACCCTACCTATTCAGATGCTTATGAGAAGCAGGTATTTATGGATGCTTTCTCTTCCAAAGATCTGGTGAAGTGGAAAAAGCATTCCCATGTAATTGATACAGCAGCGGTAAAATGGGCTCATATTGCCATGTGGGCTCCGGCTATTATTAAAAAGGATGATAAATACTTCCTGTTTTTCGCGGCTAATGACATTCAGGATAATGAGCAGGAGGGAGGCATTGGCGTAGCCGTAGCAGATACTCCGGAAGGACCTTTTAAAGACTATTTAGGAAAGCCGCTTTTAGATAAATTTTACAACGGCGCCCAACCTATTGATCAGTTTGTGTTTCAAGATATAGACGGGCAGTATTATATGATTTATGGAGGTTGGAAACACTGTAACATAGTAAAGCTAAAAGATGACTTTACCGGTTTTACTGAATATGATGACGGTACCACTTTCAAAGAAATTACGCCAGAAGGGTACGTAGAGGGGCCTTTTATGTTTATGAGGGAAGGTAAATATTATTTTATGTGGTCAGAAGGAGGCTGGGGAGGTCCTAATTATAAGGTGGCCTATGCTATCGCAGATTCTCCTTTTGGTCCGTTTGAAAGAATAGGGGTAGTGTTACAGCAAGACCAGAAAGTAGCTACTGGCGCAGGGCATCATTCTATGATTAAAGTGCCGGGCAAGGATGAATGGTACATCGTTTATCATAGAAGACCACTTACAGAAACTCATCATAACCATAGAGTTACTTGCATAGATAAAGTCGAGTTTGATGAGCAAGGGCATATTAAACCTGTAAAAATTACTTTTGAGGGAGTGGCTCCCAATAAATTGAAATGA
- a CDS encoding GH92 family glycosyl hydrolase produces MKKSWLIGLCLSISTIVVHAQEENENWVQYVDPMIGTARMGHTYPGATAPFGMVQLSPDTDTIPYAVDGKYTGDVYKYCAGYQYEDKTIVGFSHTHFSGTGHSDLGDFLIMPTTGDLQLNPGTAENPETGYRSAFSHDNETAEAGYYKVKLDDHNITAELTATTRVGMHQYTFSESEEAHIILDMMYGIYNYDEKTTWAFIRYENDTLITGYKSTNGWARTRTEYFAMSFSKPIKSYGFKMYEKHPYHGFWGRFDQQNNFPEAANEKIRAHFDFDTKPGEKIKIKFALSPVSTANAIENMNAEVLGWDFDAVKAQTQAAWNKELGKVTADAGTKADMTNFYTAMYHAFLGPTVYQDVNGQYKGLDQNVHKADDFTNYTSFSLWDTYRALHPLFNVLQPTRNQNMIQSMLAHYDQSVHKMLPIWSHYANENWCMIGYHSVPVIADAVIKENADFDVEHALEACINTANTRYFDGIGEYIDRGYVPEDKSGASVSKTLEYAYDDWCIAQMAKKLGKEDVYKEFMKRSESYKNVYDVNSGFMRPKLANGEWKKDFDPLNTHGQGFIEGNSWNYSLYVPHDPKAMIDMMGGDQQFIPHLDSLFSMELPDKYFEHTEDISRDGIIGNYVHGNEPSHHVVYLYDWTAQPWKAQDKIRMILKEMYKTGANGLGGNDDFGQMSAWYLFSSLGFYPVAPGSNQYMLGSPAVNTATIHLENGKTFKIEAKKQSPKNVFVKKVELNGEVIDQTFITHEDIENGGTLTFYMSNKPNKK; encoded by the coding sequence ATGAAAAAAAGCTGGTTAATAGGGCTTTGTTTGAGCATCTCTACAATAGTGGTTCATGCTCAGGAAGAGAATGAAAACTGGGTACAATATGTGGACCCGATGATTGGTACGGCACGAATGGGCCATACCTACCCTGGGGCCACAGCTCCATTTGGTATGGTACAGCTTAGCCCTGATACTGATACCATTCCTTATGCCGTAGATGGCAAATACACGGGAGATGTTTATAAATACTGCGCTGGTTATCAGTATGAAGACAAAACCATTGTGGGCTTTAGTCATACTCATTTCAGCGGTACAGGTCATTCTGATTTGGGTGACTTTCTTATAATGCCTACCACAGGTGATCTACAGCTGAACCCAGGCACAGCTGAAAACCCAGAAACGGGATATAGGTCTGCTTTTAGTCATGATAATGAAACTGCTGAAGCGGGTTATTATAAAGTGAAGCTCGATGATCATAACATTACAGCTGAGCTCACCGCTACCACACGCGTGGGTATGCATCAGTATACTTTTTCTGAATCAGAGGAGGCTCATATCATTCTGGATATGATGTATGGCATTTATAACTATGATGAAAAAACTACCTGGGCCTTTATCCGCTATGAAAATGATACTTTAATCACCGGCTATAAATCAACCAATGGCTGGGCCAGAACACGCACTGAGTATTTTGCTATGTCATTTAGCAAGCCTATCAAGTCGTACGGGTTTAAAATGTACGAAAAGCATCCATATCATGGCTTCTGGGGTAGGTTTGATCAGCAAAACAACTTTCCCGAAGCTGCTAATGAAAAAATAAGAGCTCATTTTGATTTCGATACTAAGCCAGGGGAGAAGATCAAGATAAAGTTTGCTTTGTCTCCGGTAAGCACTGCTAATGCCATAGAAAATATGAATGCAGAGGTGCTAGGCTGGGATTTTGATGCGGTAAAAGCACAGACACAAGCCGCCTGGAATAAAGAACTGGGCAAAGTTACTGCTGATGCCGGCACCAAAGCGGACATGACTAACTTTTATACAGCTATGTATCATGCCTTTTTAGGCCCCACTGTTTATCAGGATGTAAATGGCCAGTATAAAGGGCTGGATCAAAACGTGCATAAAGCTGACGATTTCACTAATTACACCAGCTTTTCACTTTGGGATACATACAGAGCCCTACATCCATTGTTTAACGTTTTGCAGCCAACCAGAAATCAGAATATGATTCAATCCATGCTGGCCCATTATGATCAGAGTGTGCATAAAATGCTGCCCATCTGGTCTCACTATGCTAATGAAAACTGGTGTATGATCGGATATCATAGTGTGCCTGTAATTGCTGATGCAGTAATTAAAGAGAATGCTGATTTTGATGTAGAACATGCTCTTGAAGCTTGTATAAACACGGCCAACACCCGTTATTTTGATGGCATAGGTGAATACATAGATAGAGGTTATGTGCCTGAAGATAAAAGCGGTGCTTCTGTATCTAAAACCTTAGAGTATGCGTATGATGACTGGTGCATAGCTCAAATGGCAAAAAAACTAGGCAAGGAAGATGTTTATAAGGAGTTTATGAAGCGGTCAGAAAGCTATAAAAATGTGTATGATGTTAATTCAGGCTTTATGAGACCTAAGCTGGCCAATGGTGAATGGAAAAAGGATTTTGATCCATTAAATACTCACGGACAAGGTTTTATAGAAGGAAACTCATGGAATTACAGCCTTTATGTTCCACATGATCCCAAAGCTATGATTGACATGATGGGAGGGGATCAGCAATTTATCCCGCATTTAGATTCATTATTCTCAATGGAATTACCAGATAAGTATTTTGAACATACAGAAGATATTTCCAGAGATGGCATTATAGGTAATTATGTGCATGGAAACGAGCCATCACATCATGTAGTGTACCTTTATGACTGGACTGCCCAGCCCTGGAAAGCACAGGATAAGATAAGAATGATCCTTAAAGAAATGTACAAAACAGGAGCAAACGGCTTGGGTGGTAATGATGACTTTGGTCAGATGAGTGCCTGGTACTTGTTCAGTTCTTTAGGTTTTTACCCTGTAGCACCCGGATCTAACCAATACATGTTGGGGAGTCCCGCAGTGAATACAGCTACTATTCATTTGGAAAATGGAAAAACTTTTAAAATTGAAGCCAAAAAGCAGAGTCCAAAGAATGTGTTTGTTAAAAAAGTAGAGCTTAATGGCGAAGTGATAGATCAGACCTTTATCACTCATGAAGATATTGAAAATGGCGGTACGCTTACTTTTTATATGAGCAACAAACCGAATAAGAAATAG